One Mycolicibacterium sp. ND9-15 genomic window, CGCGGGCGGCGTGACCGGTGTCGCCGCCACCGCCGCACCCGACACCGCCTGGTAGACGCTCATCGTCGTCGCGGCCTGGATCCACATCCGCACATAGTCGGCTTCGTTCAGCGCGATCGGGATCGTGTTGATACCCAGGAAGTTCGTGGCCAGCAACACCGCGTGTGTGGTCTTGTTGAGCGCCAACTCGGGCAACGTCGGCATCGTGGCCAACGCCGTGGTGTAGGCGGCCGCGGTCGCCCCGTGCTGCGCCGCCGCGGCCGCGCTCTTCGCGCTGGCCTGCGCCAGCCAGGCAAGGTACGGCGTATGGGCGGCCGCGTACTGCGCGGCGCTCGGCCCTTCCCAGGAGCCGCCCTGCACCGCACCCAGTATCGCGGTCAACTCCGCTGCGGCAGAAGAATACTCACCCGCAAGTGACTGCCACGCTCCCGCCGCGGCCAGCAGCGAACCCGGTCCGGGTCCACTGCTCAGCATCGCCGAGTGGACTTCAGGAGGAAGTGCCATCCAGATGGGAGCGGTCATGATCAGCTGCCGGCGACCAGGTAACTCGCCGCTGCCGCCGCGTCACCGGTGGCGTAGCTGGTAGCGGACTGTCCGACGCCGATGCCGGACCGGCCGAGCTCCTCGACACCGAGGGCGGCGACCGTATTGTGCTGGGTGCCATGGGCGCTCAGGCTGGCGGCGGTCTGCAGCGACACCGCGTCTGCGGCCGGCGGCGCCACGGCGGTGACCGCGGGCGCGGCGGCGGCGTGGGCCGCGGCCAACCGGGCCGTGAGTGCCTCCACGGCGGAAGCCGCCGCGGCGAGGCCTTCGGGGACGACACGAAGAGTCATCAGTTGAGCTCCCTTCCACTGTTGCCGTTGTTGCCGGTGCTTTGCGCAACCGCGTCCGCGAACGGGTTGACGAGTTGCAGGAAGGTCGGGGTATCGCCATCATCGACCAACATCGCGCGACCCGCGGGCAACCGGCGGAACCGATGGCCGCGAATCTTGCCGCTGTCCTGCGGATTACCCGACAGCATGAGGATCGTCGCCTGCAGTTCGTTGAGGCGACGCAGCAACGGTGCGGTCATCAGTGCGTGCGCAGAACCGGTCGCCCGTGCGGTGACGATGACGCGCAAGCCCAACTCGCTTGCCTGCGACAACAATCCGATGATGCCGGTCCAGGGCCGCTGCCCGACGAACGGGCCGCTGACCGCGGGTGCGTCGGGGATCTGGTCGACGTCGTCGATGATCAGGTAGTGGGTGTGGGTGTCCTCGCCGGACCGGTAGCTCCACCGGCTCAGTTCCTGCGGGGAGAGGTTCGCCGGCGGACGACGCTTCTCGAGCAGCGCCGTCAGCCCCATCATCGCCGGGGTGATCCGGTCGATGTTCGGTGTGTACTCGTTGTCCGGGAACAACGGTTCGTCGACCAGGTGCAGGCGACGATCGATCACCGTGAACGCCACGCGGTCGGGCGTGGAGTTCTCCCGCAGGGTACGGATCAGGTGACGCAGCAGCGTCGTCTTGCCGGACTTGGCATCGCCGAACACCATCAGCAACGGGTTCTGCTCGAACGCCATCGACACGGCCGCGAGATCCTTCTCGCGCTGGCCGACGACGACCCGTTCCGGTGCCGGATACAACGGGGCCAGCACGCTCGGCGGCAGGTCGTGCGGCAGCAGCCGCACCGGCGGTGCGCCGGCGCCGCGATGGCGCTCGTTGATCACCGCGATGTCACGCAGTGACGGTTCGGCGAACAAGAAGTGCTCGGCTGCCATGGTCAGGCCGCGACCGGGCTGATCGGCGGGCACCGCTTCGGCTGGCCGCCGCAGCGCACCGGTCACCCGGACGTTGCTGTCGCGGGCGTCGGAGAGTTTCAGCTCGAGGCGCAGCCCGAGGCCGTCACGCATCGCCAGTGGCACCTCGAGCCAGTTCGGGGTGGTGATGACGACGTGGATGCCGTAGGACATCCCGGTGTTGACCAACTCGGTGACCTTGGCCAGCAACGGGTTCCGCGTGTTGAAGGTGTCGGTGTTGTCGCGGCTGAACGCGTACAGGTTGTCGATGACCAGGAACACCTCGCCGTACTCGTCGCGCCGGCCGTTCCCCGAGTGACCGTGCGCCTGGCGGGCGCGTAGCAGCTGTTCGAGCTCGCCGAACGTGCGCCGGATGCGCTCGGGTTCCAACGGCGAGGCGACACTGCCGACGTGAGCCAGGTCTTGCAGCGAACGGAGTTGACCGCCGCCGTAGTCCAGGCAGTAGAACGTCACGTCGCGCGGCGTGTGCAGGGCGGCCGCGGACAGGATGAACGTCTGCAGCGCAGTCGTCTTACCCGACTTCGGCCCGCCGTGGATCAGCACGTTGGCCGCCGCGGACCTGGCGTCGAAGATCAGCGGGTCGCGGCGCATCGCGAACGGCCGGTCGATTTCGCCCAGCGGCCAGCGCAGTTCGCGCTCGGCGACATCGACGCGGGCGACCAGCTCGTCGAGCGGGATCGAATCCTCCAGCGGCAGCAGCCACAGCCGCGGCGCCTTCGGACCGTAGTGCGCGAGCTGATCGCCGATGGTGGCGATGAGCTTGCGGGGCGCGCGCTCCTCGTGAACGGCCGGATCGGACATGATGACGGTCTCGGCGGGCGCTTCGACGTGACCGGCGGTGAATGGTCGCGGCACCGGAACCGATTGCACCACAACGGACTTCTCGATCCGAGGCGGATCATAGATGCCGTCGACATAGGTGCTGCGGAACTTGACCGGCATGGCCCCCGGCGTCGGCACCAGGAAGCCCTCACCCTTGTGTTCGGGGCCGGCCTCGATGTGAAACGCGTCCTCCACCCCGATGATCTGGCGGCTGACGGCCGGACTGGCCACCTTGAGCCCGATTCGATACGAGGTGTTCTTGTCGATGTCCTTGATCCGGCCCACATCCAGCGTCTGCGACGCGAACAGGATGTGGATGCGGAACGAACGTCCCTTGCGCGCGACGTAATCGAACAGGTCGGCGTACTCGGGATGATCCGACAGCATCAGCGAGAACTCGTCGGCGACGATGAGCAGTGTGGGCAGGGGCGGAAGGTCGTAGGCCGCCGCTGTCGACGAATCACGGTAAGCCTCGTACTCGAGCACCGAGTTGAACGCGCTGCCCTGCACCCGGCGGCCGGCCTCCATCAGCAGTTGCTCGCGCCGGGCCACCTCGCCGCGCAGGGTGTCGGCGAACCGGTCGGCGAGTGAACGCTTCTCGGCCATGTTCGAGATCACCGCGACCATTTGCGGGAAGTCACGGAAGATGTCGGCCCCGGCCTCACCCTTGAAGTCGGCGTAGATCACGATCAGCCGGTCCGCGGAGTGAGTGGTCAACAGCGACAAGAGGATCGACATCAACGTCTGCGATTTACCCGAGCCGGTCATACCGATCATCAGGCCGTGCGGGCCCATGCCGCCCTCCGCCTCGTCCTTGAGGTCGAAGGCGAGCGGTTCGCCGGTGGCGGTCACACCGATGGGCACCCGCAGTTCGTCAGCGCGCGTCCGCGGCGCCCACAGGCTCGCCACGTCGAGCGCGGCGGCATCCGGGATGCCGAGCAGTGTGGAGAAGGTGGCGACACCGGCGCTGCCGGTGCGGGCATGGCTCGGGTTCGTCTCCCACTTCGACAGCCGGCGTGCGATGTGGCGTGCGGTCGCGACGTCGAGTTGGTCGGCGGCGTCAACGTACGACTGCCAGCCACCCGTGTGCCACCGCTGCAGCTTGCCGTCCCTCAACTGCAGAATCGGCCGCTCCGGATCGGCGTACTGTTCGCGGTGTGGCGGTTCGGCGATGCGCTGCACCAGCGTCACACCGGCCAGTCCGCCCCGAGGGACCAGTGCGGCGGTGTCCGCATCGGGATCGTCGACGACGATGATCAGATGTTTGACTTCTGCTTCGTCGCCGCCGGCGCCGAACGCCGATCGGTCATCGAGCGCCGGTGCCAGCAGCGAGCGCAGTTCGACGATATCGGACGCCAGGTAGCGGGCCGGTCCGGCCCCGTCGACCGCCCCGGGAACGTCGTTGTGCGGCAACCACTTGAGCCAGGCCCAGTCCTCGCTCTCGATGTCCGGCGCGAGCAGCGCGATGCCAAGCACCGCCGGGTCGTGCCAGGTGACCGCCTGGGCGATCCAGGCGCGCAGCGCATCTCGAACCTCGTCGGGTTCGCCGAGGACCGTGATGCGGGAGACCTTGCCGAGGTCGACACCGGTCGGCGCCGCACGCACCGTCCGCTGCACATCGAGAAGTGCCCGTAACGTGCTGTGCGACACCGGCTCCAGGTCGACCTCGTCCGCGCTGTCCTTCACCCGCAGCGTGGCGTTCAGCGGGGTGTCGTGGGTTCCGAGCCGCACCACCAGGAAATCGGAGTCGTGGGGATCGCGTTCCCACTGTCGGCGCGTGCCGGGCACATCGATGAGCAGCCCCGGATCCGGATGCGACCACTTCAGCGCCGCACGCTGCTCGCCGGCGTGCGCGCGCACGTTGTCCCTGACCACCGACAGATAACGCAGATAGTCGGCCCGCTCGGCGTCGACTTCCTCGGTGCGCATCTTGTTGTCGGTGCCGCGGTAGAGCGCGGTGGCGGCCAACAGCAGCACGAACGGGAAGAACAGCGTCGTCGGTGAGATCAGCCGCATGCCCGTCGCGAACAGCGCGACGATCATGCCCACGATCAGGATGACGATCAGGTAGGGCAGCACCCGTCGCAGCAGCGACGCCGGGATCACCCGGGGCAGTTCGGGTGGCGCTTCGATCGTGATGGTGCCCTTGCGCGTCGTCGGCACCGGGATGCGGCGACGCGCCTCGAAAATGAGTCGGCTCACGGACTTTCCCTCACGACGGCGGGTCGGGGGTCGGCGGCCAGTGCGTCATGGGCCAGCAACGCGTCGCCGCGCGACAGCGTCGGACCGGGCGCGAACTGGCTCAGCATCGACCATGGAATCGGTACTGCGGGCCCGCTGAGCCCGAGCGCGGAGATGGTGTCCTCGTCACCGGCCTCGTCGAGGCCGTAACGCACGCCGACGTCGCTGAGCCAGAAGGATGCGCCGCCGACGGGGGCCGTCGAGGCTCCCCCGTCGTCCTGTCCGACCGTCTGGACCAGGTACCCGCGGCCGGGTGTCAGTGCCACCCGGTTCGCGGTGGTGCCGAAACCGGCCCCGACCAGCGGGACGGTACGCAGTTCGTCGGCCACCGGCAACGTGACCCCAGAACGGAGTTCCAGCGTTGCGCTGGTGGCGTCGGCGGGTCGCGTCCATCGAGCACAAGTCAGCGGGGCATCGGCGGCCTCGACGAGCGAAAGCTGTTGGCGGGGATACGCATCGGTGTCGATGACGTCGGCCACGGGCAGGCGCGCGATGTGGTCGGCGCCCAGGCGCGGCGGCTGGTCGAGGCCGAACGAGTTCGTGTTGCGCATGATCGCAGCGATCACCGGCGAAATCGGTTGCAGGCCGTCGGCCAACACCGCGTAGTGACGCAGCGTGTTGTCGGCGGCAAAGGCGGCCACCACCGCACCGGCCGGTGCCGGCACCGGCAACGGGTACCGCGGCGGGTCGCCCGCGCCCGGGACGACGGGCGGAGTAAGTGCGGGCGCCTCCGGCACCGCGTTGAACAGACCGGGCGCAATCGGACGGGCGTCGAGCGGCCCGGTGCCCAGGCCCAGAGCGCTGGTGACCGCGCGGTCGTTCATGTCGATCGGGCTCCGACGGCCGTCCCACAGCAGCCAGGTTCCCGCGTTCGGGCCGCTCGGGTTCGCAACCAGGATCGCTTTGTCGTCCGGAAGCGGGACCGCGCGCTCGCCGCCGTCGCTCAGCGCGCCCGCGATCATCGTGACACCGACAGCGGGTCCGGAAACCCCGTCGCACACCGTCCAGTCGGCGTCGTGAGTCGTGTTCTGCACCATGCGTTCCGGCGCCCCGGGTATGCCGATCAGATTACCGCGGGGAAACTGGTCGATCTCGCTCGTCTTGACCTGTGCGGGGTTGTCCGGGCGGCCGGCGATGAGGCGCGCGGAGGTCAGGTTCAACACGGGGTGCAGTTGTTCGCCGAGGCGGACGTACAGGGCCGAGGTGGTGCGGTCGGCCAGAATCGCGTCGTTGCCGGCCACCCCGCCGGGGCGGATCAGCGAGAAGACGAAGCACCCGGCGAGGCCGGTGATCAACACCAGCGCACCGACGAGCACCGAACGGGTCTGGGTGCGGAGCGGGTCGACGAGCATGCGGGTGTCGTGCAGGGCGACACCGGATGCGATGCGCCGCATGACGAACCGCCATCCGGTCACCTGATGGCGGGTGACGAACCCGCGGCGGTACACGACCCGGTCGGGGTTCTCGTTGGCCGGTGTTCGCGAGGTGAAGGCCCGACGATCCGGACTGTCGGGCTGGGTCATTCGGGCACCGCCAGACCGAGGCCGCGCAGCAGCGGAATGGCGGATCGGGTGACGTCCTCGTCGGTGATGGTCATCAGCTCGTCATCTGTGAAATCGTCGGAATCGGAGTGGTCGAGTCGATACTCGCGCTCCTCTTCGGAGCGCTCGACCAGGTTGCGGACGAACCGGCCGTTACCGGCGATGTCGAGGTTGCGTCTGTCCACGCCTGCGGCGTCCGGTGTGGTCACCGAAGCCAGTTGGCCGAACAGCTTTTCCATGTGCGCGAGTGCCGCCGGTTCGAAGACACTGTCGCGCTTCTCAGCCATGCGGACCGCGATCTCGACCAGTTCGTGCGCGGTGTACGACGGGAAGTCGATGCTGCGCGTGAAACGGGACCGCAGACCCTCGTTGGTGTCGAGGAACGCGTCGAGATCCTTGCGGTACCCGGCGACGATGACGACCAACCGCTCGCGGTCGTTCTCCATGCGCGCCAGCAGGGTGTCGATCGCGACCAGTCCGAAGTCGTTCTTGGCTCCCGTCGACACCAGCGCATAGGCCTCGTCGAGGAAGAGCACCCCGTCGAGCGCGCTGTCGATGATCGCGTTGGTCTTGGCCTCTGTCTCGCCGATGTGCTGGCCGATCAGGTCGGCACGATGCACCTCGCGGACCGTCTCCTTTTTGAGAATGCCCAGCCCACAATAGATTTTGGCGACCACGCGCGCGATCGTGGTCTTACCGGTGCCGGGCGGGCCGGCGAACACCAGATGGTTGGTGCGCTGGGCCACGGTCAGGCCGCGCTCCTGGCGGCGGAGCGCCATCGCGACCGAACTCTTCAGCCGCGCGACCTGATACTTGACCTCTTCGAGGCCGATGAACTCGGCGAGCTCGGCCTCGGCCTCAACCAGCAGATGCGCCTTGCGCTCCTTGGCGCCCGCGTCGACGAAGTCGGCCTCGTTCGGCTCGGTCTCCGGGTCCCATGGGTCGGAGCGGCCCTCGATGCGCGCCGCCGTGGTCGGCACGATGCCGTACGAGGTGTCCGACAGCGCGAGTTCGACCTGCTCGTTCTCGGGGTTGGCGGCGTAGAGCTCGGCGAGCACGTCGGCGGCGTCGAGTTCCTCGCCTTGCGCCCGCAGGCACAGCGCCTTGACCAGAGTGCCGTCCACGGTCGCGACATCGACTGGCCCGGCGGGCTCTTCGAGGTACGACAGCGCGGGGGCGTACATGCCGAGGCGGGCCAGCGAGGTGCCGAGCGCGACGCGCACCGCATGCGCGTACGTCTCGTCCAGCCGCGTGTCGTTGACGATCGGGGTGATCAGCCGGACCACATCCGACCAGCGCTCCGCGCGGTAGTACATCGCGACCCGCACCCACCGCGCGTCGAGCCAGTTCGGACGCCGAGTGATCAGCGGCTCGACCAGTTTGTCCGCCGCGGCGAAATCACCGGCATTGCACAGCATTACGGCGTGGGCCAATACAAAGTCGTCGGGTGCCGCCGCAGAGAACTTGAGGTAGAGCCCGGTATCGTAGGTGAACGCCAGGGCGCCCTCGGCGAGTTGCACGTGGCGCTGCAGCACCCCCGCGGTCGTGACGG contains:
- the eccCa gene encoding type VII secretion protein EccCa, with amino-acid sequence MSRLIFEARRRIPVPTTRKGTITIEAPPELPRVIPASLLRRVLPYLIVILIVGMIVALFATGMRLISPTTLFFPFVLLLAATALYRGTDNKMRTEEVDAERADYLRYLSVVRDNVRAHAGEQRAALKWSHPDPGLLIDVPGTRRQWERDPHDSDFLVVRLGTHDTPLNATLRVKDSADEVDLEPVSHSTLRALLDVQRTVRAAPTGVDLGKVSRITVLGEPDEVRDALRAWIAQAVTWHDPAVLGIALLAPDIESEDWAWLKWLPHNDVPGAVDGAGPARYLASDIVELRSLLAPALDDRSAFGAGGDEAEVKHLIIVVDDPDADTAALVPRGGLAGVTLVQRIAEPPHREQYADPERPILQLRDGKLQRWHTGGWQSYVDAADQLDVATARHIARRLSKWETNPSHARTGSAGVATFSTLLGIPDAAALDVASLWAPRTRADELRVPIGVTATGEPLAFDLKDEAEGGMGPHGLMIGMTGSGKSQTLMSILLSLLTTHSADRLIVIYADFKGEAGADIFRDFPQMVAVISNMAEKRSLADRFADTLRGEVARREQLLMEAGRRVQGSAFNSVLEYEAYRDSSTAAAYDLPPLPTLLIVADEFSLMLSDHPEYADLFDYVARKGRSFRIHILFASQTLDVGRIKDIDKNTSYRIGLKVASPAVSRQIIGVEDAFHIEAGPEHKGEGFLVPTPGAMPVKFRSTYVDGIYDPPRIEKSVVVQSVPVPRPFTAGHVEAPAETVIMSDPAVHEERAPRKLIATIGDQLAHYGPKAPRLWLLPLEDSIPLDELVARVDVAERELRWPLGEIDRPFAMRRDPLIFDARSAAANVLIHGGPKSGKTTALQTFILSAAALHTPRDVTFYCLDYGGGQLRSLQDLAHVGSVASPLEPERIRRTFGELEQLLRARQAHGHSGNGRRDEYGEVFLVIDNLYAFSRDNTDTFNTRNPLLAKVTELVNTGMSYGIHVVITTPNWLEVPLAMRDGLGLRLELKLSDARDSNVRVTGALRRPAEAVPADQPGRGLTMAAEHFLFAEPSLRDIAVINERHRGAGAPPVRLLPHDLPPSVLAPLYPAPERVVVGQREKDLAAVSMAFEQNPLLMVFGDAKSGKTTLLRHLIRTLRENSTPDRVAFTVIDRRLHLVDEPLFPDNEYTPNIDRITPAMMGLTALLEKRRPPANLSPQELSRWSYRSGEDTHTHYLIIDDVDQIPDAPAVSGPFVGQRPWTGIIGLLSQASELGLRVIVTARATGSAHALMTAPLLRRLNELQATILMLSGNPQDSGKIRGHRFRRLPAGRAMLVDDGDTPTFLQLVNPFADAVAQSTGNNGNSGRELN
- the eccB gene encoding type VII secretion protein EccB, which produces MTQPDSPDRRAFTSRTPANENPDRVVYRRGFVTRHQVTGWRFVMRRIASGVALHDTRMLVDPLRTQTRSVLVGALVLITGLAGCFVFSLIRPGGVAGNDAILADRTTSALYVRLGEQLHPVLNLTSARLIAGRPDNPAQVKTSEIDQFPRGNLIGIPGAPERMVQNTTHDADWTVCDGVSGPAVGVTMIAGALSDGGERAVPLPDDKAILVANPSGPNAGTWLLWDGRRSPIDMNDRAVTSALGLGTGPLDARPIAPGLFNAVPEAPALTPPVVPGAGDPPRYPLPVPAPAGAVVAAFAADNTLRHYAVLADGLQPISPVIAAIMRNTNSFGLDQPPRLGADHIARLPVADVIDTDAYPRQQLSLVEAADAPLTCARWTRPADATSATLELRSGVTLPVADELRTVPLVGAGFGTTANRVALTPGRGYLVQTVGQDDGGASTAPVGGASFWLSDVGVRYGLDEAGDEDTISALGLSGPAVPIPWSMLSQFAPGPTLSRGDALLAHDALAADPRPAVVRESP
- the eccA gene encoding type VII secretion AAA-ATPase EccA, producing MPLPTDSAATSRVDHDVVSRFATCCRALGLSVHERRRPPDPVAARAGFSELTRIARDQCDAWTGLAAAGDTSPKVLEAVWRTVTTAGVLQRHVQLAEGALAFTYDTGLYLKFSAAAPDDFVLAHAVMLCNAGDFAAADKLVEPLITRRPNWLDARWVRVAMYYRAERWSDVVRLITPIVNDTRLDETYAHAVRVALGTSLARLGMYAPALSYLEEPAGPVDVATVDGTLVKALCLRAQGEELDAADVLAELYAANPENEQVELALSDTSYGIVPTTAARIEGRSDPWDPETEPNEADFVDAGAKERKAHLLVEAEAELAEFIGLEEVKYQVARLKSSVAMALRRQERGLTVAQRTNHLVFAGPPGTGKTTIARVVAKIYCGLGILKKETVREVHRADLIGQHIGETEAKTNAIIDSALDGVLFLDEAYALVSTGAKNDFGLVAIDTLLARMENDRERLVVIVAGYRKDLDAFLDTNEGLRSRFTRSIDFPSYTAHELVEIAVRMAEKRDSVFEPAALAHMEKLFGQLASVTTPDAAGVDRRNLDIAGNGRFVRNLVERSEEEREYRLDHSDSDDFTDDELMTITDEDVTRSAIPLLRGLGLAVPE
- a CDS encoding PE domain-containing protein, with protein sequence MTLRVVPEGLAAAASAVEALTARLAAAHAAAAPAVTAVAPPAADAVSLQTAASLSAHGTQHNTVAALGVEELGRSGIGVGQSATSYATGDAAAAASYLVAGS